DNA sequence from the Pungitius pungitius chromosome 3, fPunPun2.1, whole genome shotgun sequence genome:
GGAGTCACAGGGATCCCCGGATCACAAATCCATCGACAGATCGGTATTTTAAAACCTGCTGAGTTCAGCGTTCAATGCTCTGGTGACTTGTGGGGTAAATGAGTCAGTAAATGGGACCTGTATGGGGTGCTCCAGGTGTCAGAGTCTTGCAGAACTACCCCCAAAGCGTAGATGACCAAAGTCTGAAATacaggaagaaaaacatctgcatCTTTGAGGTGCATAAGTCATGTTTCCATCCTGGAGGCCTCTCTCCCgaggagctgaggagaaagaccCAGCAGGTACCTCTTTGGGGATGACGTGTTGATCCACCTTGCCCTCCACTCCCTGGAGCCGAGCCGCGACGGGGGTCAGCTTGGCCGTCCTCACCGTCTCGTTGAGGACCTGCTGGCAGTACCTTTCCAAGGGCACAGACGCAACGCCATCCGGGTCATTGCACCAAACAACCGTGCACGAGTCGGAGAAGAAGGCCACGTGCAAGACATGAACTGAGATATTAGATGTCACGCATCAGGTCCCAACGTCTTACCTGAGCTGAGGGATCTTGTCCAGGGAGACTGGGTCTGAACCCAAAACCTCATCCAGCTCTTTGTACAGTTTGTCCTGAACCTCCTCCGaggtggacaggaagtgaagcgcCCAGATACACACTGCGGAAGCACAACATTTAACAATCGAGCTTCAGGGGACCacgagaagagaaaaagagtgtCCACACTTACAGTTTGCAGCGATGACGCATCCGGCCAAGGTGAAAACCATGCAGTCCTCCATGACCTCAAACAGAAAACGTTTGACCTTAGTGCTCTTAGGGGAACCACGTCTTCCAGCTGCCCTTTGAACCGGGGACCCGATCAGACCTCACCTGTCGCTCTGTGAGGCTCGACTGGAGCAGAGCGTCCACGAACGCCGTCTGCTTCTTCTGggctttcctctccttcagcaCCGACAGCAGCATGGACTCCATCTCCGACAGCGCTGAACACCCAGAGAGATAAAACACGTTGGCACGaggacgcagggggggggggggtggggggggctgaaagGCGGCGTTTCGAAAGATGCATCTCGCCTTCCAGCGCTTAAGGCAGCTTCCAAAAGCAGGTCACGCACCCAGTGACCTCGGCAGGTAAATCAAtaaaaagcccccccaccccccgatcAGTGTCTGTTCACTGTTTAAACTGATGATACTGAAAGCGTCTGAATTATTCTGTCTCACACAGACGGACCACGGCTGAGCCTCGGCAAACTTTCCCCCGGCTCCAACGCAGCTGAGACAACGATAGAAGCTCCGCGGCTCAcacgtgtccacacacacacacacacacacacacacacacacagcaggtgcAAGAGATCAAAGAGAAAACCAGAGTCACTAGACTAGGTTCCATACACTGAACTCACGGCGCCATCCTCACTCACCCTTCTCGTAATTCCCCTTTCTGCTCGAGCTCTTCTCCAGCGAGCCGTCCAAGTAGCCTTTTCCTATTTCTGACCAGATCTGGCGTGTCGGGAGACAAAGCGGTTAGTTTGATGTGGAAAGgcggtcatcatcatcatcacggcGGGTCCGAGTGGCGCCTCACCGCGTCGTGGTTCTTGCGGAAGGAAAGGACCTTCGCGTCGTCCCCGAAGCTCTCGCCCAGGGCCAGCTGGGTGACCGTCTTCATGGCCAGACCCAGCAGGTGGGCGCACAGCGGGGTGTGCTGGGACTCTGGGAACGACCTCCACTTCGCGACCAGCTGCTCCGCGAGCTGCGCGGCACAAGAACACGACGTCCGGACGCTTCATTTCCCAGCGGGCGAACCGAAACGTTTCGGCAGCCGGGTCTTCTCACGAGAGACACGTACCTTGAGCACGAGGGGGAAGTTGCTCCTCAGCGCGTCGTTGACGGCATTCTCGTacacctttttcctcatcaccGTCTCAGTGGCCCCGCCTCCCGATCCCGACTGGTAACCCAGCAACGACTTCAGCATCGTCTCGAAGGAGTCCGCTGAGAAGAGcgtaaaaaaagcagaagaaaagaaggcctttagtttgtttattcatgtgagaaagccccccccccccggggttcgGGTTGGCAGCGTGCACACAGCTCACTGGTGTGGTTGGGGTTGATGTGTTGCCGCAGCTGGCGCACGGAGCCCAGGCTGACCACGGGCCGGCCGCCGAACCAGAACGACGCCACCGGCCCGAACTCCTGGTGCAGACCGACCAGGAAGTCGTGCAGACTGCCCCTGGTCACGATGTCCTGCAGGTTCCCGTCCCTGGGAGAGCAGACGGAGCAGAGGATTGGAGGAGAACGGtgtgaaagcccccccccctttagacaGGTGCACACACCTGGACTGGTGTCCACAGGGGAGTTACACACCTGACACGGGGCTGTGCTCATATTCTATTAGTTTTTGTGTGCAGGGCGACTTACTTCTCATCTGTTGGGTTGAGACCCGGGATGCCAGAGGCCCTTCTGGATGACTGGAAACATGATTgaagattacttttttttccttcttttttcctgACATTCAAGCACACATTGTGTCTTCTGGGACAGTGGTCATCACACTGAAATACACCTCAATTCAACACGTCCCCGCTTTCCTTGTGCGACACCAACAATGTCCTCGGAACCCGAAGGTCTTCGGGTGAAATCGGTCCCGCTGACTCGGCGCCCCGAGATGTTAACGCGGCGCTAGCTAACCGAGGCCAACCCCCGCGGCGACTTACCGGGTACAGGTACAACACGGCGCCCACCAACATCACCACGAACGTCACGGCGAAGATGGCAAAGTCCAGCATGACGGCCCGCTTTTAGTGGCAAGACTTTGACGACTTTGACGACTTCTCGTCCCGTGCGTCCGCACAACCGACACCGTTACCACGTCAACAGAAGGGGAGCGAGTGTCGCTCTGTGCTCGACTACCAGGGCTGGATGGCAGGCAGAGCGAGCTAATCGATCTCAGAGGGAATACGTATTCGTTTGATACGCCTTACTGTTATGCGGGACATTGTTGCATCTAGTTAAGATATACTGCAGAAATTCATATGTAGAAATAGACAAGTATGATAAGACAATCACTGTATATATTAAAATAAGTTTAGGCATGAAGGCTGCTGGATTTGTAGGATAAATATTTATAAAGAGAcaagcacatttaaaaaatacaaaatgaatctACATCACATTTAGAATTGCAGTGTAAAAAGTATTGGTAGAGCATTTATTCCTCAGGCGCTCATCTCGGATTTGTCCTCTGGTTTGGGAAGTTCGATCGCCATGGTCTCCAGATACTctgagaaggaaggagaagacaaATCAAACATGTCTTGGAGATGTGCAGCGTTGAGCACAGACTTTTCTCTCTTACTGTGGGTGTAGTCCGTTTCTGGTCGGGCGGCGATGAAGATCCAGGCCAGTCCCACCAGCACAGCCACCACCAGGTTCACCGTCACCCACGGGTGCAGAATCTGATGCTCCAGCCCCGGTGGCCTGGAGGAGACACGCGAAGGGTGTCATGTACCATGGTAAGACAGAAAGATCAAAAGGATCCCGTCATCCTCACCATAAGGTGGTGTTGAGGCTCGGGTACAGGTTGATGCGATCGCTGGTCATCTGCTGGCTCAGGGAGAGGACCAACGCTGAGAAATACACTGAGCGGAAGACAAGCAAAGCGTGTGaaaggtggtggggggggacacacacacacaccgtgtggaAGGTAGTGTTCAAGTAACAAGACGTAGTGAGGACTCACAGAAAGAGGCCAGAGCCACCGGGTTCAGTGTGATGAACTCACTGAGCGCCATCGAGCTTTTGGCCAGGTTCACTCTGAAAATACACAAcaggttgtctttttttcagctgcacacaaatacatttacaatacatgtgtgtgtgggggggcgggggggcttcaCCTGTCAAAGGCGGCCACCGTGCTGATGGCGAGCAGCATGTAGAGCAGCGACTGGGCGGGGTAAGCCAGGCTGTGGTACTGCTCCAGCAGGTTGGACAGAGCGGTGAGGTGGCGTCCGGCTAGAACGTACACCACCGCCACGTTCCACATGGCGCAGCCCGCCAGGAAGCCGTGGCAATACAGGCCGAGCACCCTGCACCACGTGCAAAGGACAGGAGAtgtttagtgggggggggggggtttaccgcTCAGACACAAACTAGCGTTGCGCGAGGCTCGCCCTCTTCACCTGAAGCCTTCGTGCACTCGGAGAGACACGTCCCTGGTGCTCCAGAGCGCCTCCACGTGGAGGGTGGCGGTGGTGGCGGCGTCCATCTGGTCGCTGGTCTTCCTCCGGTCGGGGCGCTCGGCGGCCTGGAAGCGCTCGGTGGCCTGGAAGcgctctgaacacacacacacacacacacacacacacacacgggcgttACCGACCCTCCCGGCGGAGCGGGTCGCGTCCTCCCGTGTCGTTACTCACTGTTCCTCTCGACAAAGACTTTCCCCACCGGCTGGCTCTGACCCACGGGGGCCGAGAACAGGGGATGCTGGGAGACCGGAGGCGCCGCGTCGGCGAGgatgtcgtcctcctccacgtcgAACTCATCGGGAAGTGGCGACTCGACAAATTTGGTCTTCCTCAAATTGCAAGAATAAAAGCACAAAGAGAAGCATCAACCGAATATGaaatacttctttttttttttctcatttctatcAAACACGCTGCGGtaattttcattttcttactttttcttTCGGCTTTTCTTAACCACTTCTTCTCCATCAGCGGTCTGATCCGCTGCGTCGCCGTTCACCAGGTCGGCCTGGTCACCGTCCAGATCTGAAAGCACAAATTCACACATCTGTAAACCCCTGGGCCATCGGACCTGCACACCAAGGGGGCCAAACTACGTGCCCAGTCCTCACCAACGGTggctgctttcttcttcttcttcctccgctGAGTCGGCGCGTCCGCTGTGGGTTCAAAGGTCAGCTGCTCCACGACCTCCGATTCTCTCCGGCTGCCGAGGCCTCCCATCTCCGTCCCATGATCTGAACAGGTGACATGGAGGAAATGTTTCAGGCTAAATGTCTCGCGTGTGAAACGCTGCTTTCAACGGAGTATCTTGAGCTCGTTGTGCTCGATGCGATGGTGCAGCAGCCCTTTGAATCCAGGTCAGTGATTTGAAAGGTTTAAGGTCACGCACCGCTCCAATGATCGCCTCCATTGTTTTCCTTTCTGactctcttcttctttgcttttagtGCTGGTGCTTCTCCTGTACAAGGTGATGAGTAGATGAAGTTAAATGACATCTAGAGTTTAAAAACATTGGATGTATTGGTCTCGTCTGGACTCACCAGCCGTGTCTTGACTTCATGTTTCCACACGtccgaggagagagagagagaagcagtaGTTTGGTTTAGCTGTTCCGTTGAAGATGGAGGTCACTGCATcacattagaaaaacacacGTACGTACCTCGGCATTGTGGGAAGTGATCGTTGTCCCCGCtaagacacaaagagagaagcaCGAGTCACgtgttgttctgtgtgtttgtagatttctgtttaaaataacttcaatggaacaaatattttatccccccttttgtttttgctaCTTAAATGTTTGAGTTACAGTATTTACAGTTAAAAGTATTTCATACCACGATGGAGACAACAAATCGGACCTCTACAACCAGCGACCTTAGGAAGCCCGACGCTTAGCAGCTGGTAAATTGGATTGAGAAGCTCCAATCaaacaaagcacaaacacaccaacaaacaaaccgCCGTCCCTCTGACAAAAGGAGCCCGGACGCAAAGGAAAAGTCACTTTTAAAGAGGAACCCAAACGTGGTGCGAGTAAATGTCAGATGAGAACTCACCGACATCCTTCTGGCCATCTCAACCTCAGATGCAGCGAGATTGAAGAGCAGCGACACAACACTTCCTGTTAAATCCTCAGCTAAATCCGTGTCCATTCATCCGCCAGGACGGGGGATTACTCAGGACAGAGGTCACGCCACGCAAACCTTtatcaactgtgtgtgtgtgtgtgtgtgtgtgtgtgtgttatgtccAGGAAGGTCTGCACTAGGTGACTATTTCTACAGTTCTATACATATAAGTGAATTTCAGGTTAGTTCCACTGGGTAAGACGTGATTTAAATCAAACACCAGAGGTCTGAACATCCTTTACActaattttaacacaaatgttcaCGCTGAGTATCCAAATACTTTGAGTGACGTGTATTTGTTGCCGTTACAGGATGTTGTTGATCACTAACGTCTTTCTAAAATGTGTTGATCAAGTTTGTTAATGTAAATCAGGGAAAAGCGTGCGATCGAGTAATGTGATGAAATTAGAACTGAACAACTGCAGTGTTACACTAGTTTGTTCTCTACGTCCAGGGAGCttgtttttacagtttaatacaataatacatgcaGAAGTTACGTTTGGTGGTGGTTGTAATAAAGAGACGTATCTTAACATTGAGCTGTAAGGGAACAACACCTGGAGTTGAAGGACTCACCTGAGGAAGAGGCGGGAGCTCCCTGGGTTTCATTCTCTATGAAGAAGGTAAAACACAAATCCATAACGAGATCTTCAAGTAACGGGATGCCGATTTTAAAAGCGACCCACTAGCTGTGTCGCTTTTAACTCACTTCGAAATAGTGACCGTTATGTGCGAAAATACACAAACGTTACCTTTGAGCCTCCTGTATCCATAATTTCGAGTTTCTCTCCCAAAAGCGACTTTAAACATTCATCTTGCTAAATTATTTAGTTGCTAAGTACATTTTAGCGACTACAGCCGTTTCAAAGTGAGGAAACACTGAAAAAGTTGTTATTAACAGTCGTTTAACATCAATGTTTATACTCTGCGAGCGGGTGTTTAACCCGGATGTATTTCAGCATTGGAGACTAGACTTCCGgtatcttcaaaataaaagcttctatTCAAAACACCCAAACAGGTGAATAAAGTGAATATTTAACTGTTGGAAGTGGTTTGTTGCGGTaacaagtaaaaaatatataaaaacgaTCCTTTTGTTAAggtttattacttttttatgCAATAACATTTTAGGCTAGAGCAAACTACAAAAtagatagaaatagaaatagacaaGAATTCAACATGAAAAAGCATCACTTTGTAAACATATGTTCTTTGTTGCAGGGCTGTGTTGAAAAGAAGGGAGCAGGGCAAGAATGATCCCCTACATTAATAATAAGTAAAATATTACAGCTTCATGTATCTAATAATACCTACGAGATGAAAATAAtcccatttctttcttgccCTACCTCcttaaaacattcaaattgatTGACATGTTAAGATTTCACAGTGAGAattgtgtaaaacaaaaacaattgctGCCATGATAACAGGAGGCTGagtttcctctcttcctcatgTGGTCGTGGGTCGTATCCAGCTGGCAGGGACCCACTGCGGCTCGTCCTGCGCCTTCCTCACCGCCGTCAGCAGCTGGACGCAGGAGTCCTGCAGCCCGTCGTTCACCATCACTTGGTCAAAGAACGGCGAGTAGTGAGACTCCATCATCCGGGCGGCTTCTTCCATCTCCTGGAAGTCTTCCTCCTGATTGAGGAAACAAAAGTCTTGATTTCCAAAAGGTTTTGTTCTCTTAATTTCTTCTTTGCATTCCTACTTCTACTACATTTAATGTGAATAAAGTATTCCTCagacttttcttttactttgaaaggtcGGTTGGTGTAATAGTTGGTGGTGATGTACGAGTCCTGTCTGGTCTCCTTGAGGCGATCGTGCGTGGGCGGCTTCACGTAGATGATGTAAGCCTTCAGCTCGTGGCTCCTCACGGCGTGGACGGCCTGCAGGAGACAAAGCGCTTTGAGGCACAGCTTGTGGCGTCTTGAAGAGGACGCCGATGCTGCTCTTACGCTCGGATCGATGTCCACGACGCAGATCTTCCCGCTGAGCAAGACGTCCCTGGCAGACTCGATGCTGGTGCCGTACAGATTCCCGTTGTACTCCCCGTACTCCAGAAACCTGCCACCAGGAAGGAGCCACCGCCACTTTAATAGTAACAAGTGGGTAAACCCAGTGGATGACTCATGGCTCAGTGGTACCTGTTGTTGGACACCATGTTGCCAAAGGTTTCCCTGCTGATGAAGTGATATTCTCTGCCTGACTCCTCGTGGCCGCGGGCTGCTCTCGTGGTGTCTGGTGGAGCAAAGTCTGCTGCGGTTTCTCTTTCATGCCGACAGTCACTTAACTTTCATCCTAAAGCGGCTTTTTACGTACGAGGCACAGCTCCCAGGAAGATGTTTGGGTTCAATTCAATCAAGCGCCTCCGAAGCTCATTCACACCCACACCGGGGGGGCCtggacacacaggggggggggggggggcaattcattcatttgaatggTTGCTTTTACCGGTTTGGTAAGAAACACAGAAGACACGTGCGATAAACTGGACCTAAGAGGGCGATGAGGCGGTGTGCGTCCTGCGGGTGGCGCTGGTAGCGCACCACCTCCTCGTAGGGGCCGGCGAGGCTGTCGGAGCAGCGCGCGTGGCACAGGGGCTGGGGGGTGCTGTGGGACCGCCGCCGACACAGCCGGAGGCTGCGCCTGAAGCCCGCTGAGGGACACGTCTCAGTTTACGTTGGGAGAAGGTCCGGCGTGAGGGACTTATGGATGAGCAGAGATCAGAGCAGCGGACACTTACCCAAGTAGATGCCTTCAGGGTTGCTGCAGCAGTCATCCTCTGCTGGGTGAGGGGGAAACGATTGTATTGTATTTAGCtatcaataaatacatcaaaacTAGTATTTGGAAGACCAGATCAAATAATATTTACATTCTGACAGACACTAAAGTATTCTGGTCCTCCTCTCTACAAACATCTGAGGTTCTCTCACCGTCTCTGAGCTCCTCTGACGTTTCACCGGCAGACCGACGCAGGAGAAATGACAAAAGACTCAGACGGAGGACGGGAGACGGAATACAGAGtcaacaaatcaacaaagacTTACCTACCGGATTCAAAGGCCTCCTCGTCTGACAGGAGGGAAACGAcacaaagcggggggggggattaatcaCAGACCAAAGACGTGCCGCCTGTTTACGCGTGACAGATGAAACGGGGCTTTACCTGCTTCCACGCATTTCTCGTCGATGTCCTcctctgttgggggggggggggggggggggcagagttgtGCTTTGCAATGTGAGTATAAATCATTTGGT
Encoded proteins:
- the LOC119220516 gene encoding cytochrome P450 20A1; the protein is MLDFAIFAVTFVVMLVGAVLYLYPSSRRASGIPGLNPTDEKDGNLQDIVTRGSLHDFLVGLHQEFGPVASFWFGGRPVVSLGSVRQLRQHINPNHTTDSFETMLKSLLGYQSGSGGGATETVMRKKVYENAVNDALRSNFPLVLKLAEQLVAKWRSFPESQHTPLCAHLLGLAMKTVTQLALGESFGDDAKVLSFRKNHDAIWSEIGKGYLDGSLEKSSSRKGNYEKALSEMESMLLSVLKERKAQKKQTAFVDALLQSSLTERQVMEDCMVFTLAGCVIAANLCIWALHFLSTSEEVQDKLYKELDEVLGSDPVSLDKIPQLRYCQQVLNETVRTAKLTPVAARLQGVEGKVDQHVIPKETLVIYALGVVLQDSDTWSTPYRFDPDRFEEESVEKSFRLLGFSGNQTCPELRFAYTVATVLLSALVRRLKLHPLKGQVAEVRSQLVSTPKDETWLTVSGRR
- the LOC119220589 gene encoding transmembrane protein 237A-like isoform X1 → MDTGGSKRMKPRELPPLPQRGQRSLPTMPSQDTAGEAPALKAKKKRVRKENNGGDHWSDHGTEMGGLGSRRESEVVEQLTFEPTADAPTQRRKKKKKAATVDLDGDQADLVNGDAADQTADGEEVVKKSRKKKKTKFVESPLPDEFDVEEDDILADAAPPVSQHPLFSAPVGQSQPVGKVFVERNKRFQATERFQAAERPDRRKTSDQMDAATTATLHVEALWSTRDVSLRVHEGFRVLGLYCHGFLAGCAMWNVAVVYVLAGRHLTALSNLLEQYHSLAYPAQSLLYMLLAISTVAAFDRVNLAKSSMALSEFITLNPVALASFLYFSALVLSLSQQMTSDRINLYPSLNTTLWPPGLEHQILHPWVTVNLVVAVLVGLAWIFIAARPETDYTHKYLETMAIELPKPEDKSEMSA
- the LOC119220589 gene encoding transmembrane protein 237A-like isoform X2, producing MPSQDTAGEAPALKAKKKRVRKENNGGDHWSDHGTEMGGLGSRRESEVVEQLTFEPTADAPTQRRKKKKKAATVDLDGDQADLVNGDAADQTADGEEVVKKSRKKKKTKFVESPLPDEFDVEEDDILADAAPPVSQHPLFSAPVGQSQPVGKVFVERNKRFQATERFQAAERPDRRKTSDQMDAATTATLHVEALWSTRDVSLRVHEGFRVLGLYCHGFLAGCAMWNVAVVYVLAGRHLTALSNLLEQYHSLAYPAQSLLYMLLAISTVAAFDRVNLAKSSMALSEFITLNPVALASFLYFSALVLSLSQQMTSDRINLYPSLNTTLWPPGLEHQILHPWVTVNLVVAVLVGLAWIFIAARPETDYTHKYLETMAIELPKPEDKSEMSA